The genomic segment ACGGCGAAAACTTTATCAACTTCTCCGTAGCGATTACTAGATCTACATCGGTATCTTTGACCGAAAGTTGAATCATTAGCTACTAAAGTAATGACAGCTTTCTCTCCATCGtctattaattttatgtcatCTTTAGAAAATTCAGTTAAAATATCACCATCTTCCTTAAACCATCTGTAGATTGGTTTTGGATGTGCATTTGAAGCGCAAACTAAATCTAcgctgaaattaaaaaaacaaatgaaacgcGACTTAGGCATAGTATTCTTATATAGCTTGTGTTATAACATTTTCTACCTTTCATTTTCCTTGCCCGGCACCAGGGCTGTATCATTGCCATCTTCAAACACAGGAGCATCTATAATAACGTTAAATACTGATTGAAAGTACtgtaaaagcaaataaataccAAAACTAGAATTGTTTTTGTACAAATAAGCAGAAAATGGAAAATCCATTTATTATCATGTACTCATTATACTTGTATATTATCTCAAAAATATTCCTCCTCTCTAGATTTAGAAAGTTATCAaatgtaagtataaaaattattataaagtatagcTCCTCCATTATATGCAAAAAATAGTAACTAACGCCATCTACATGTGCGCGGTAAAATTAGTATTACTCAGTCTTCACATTAAGGCTTTTGAGTGTAGCAGCGCCATCTACTTATACCATTTAtaactaaacatttaaattttaggtATTTATTAAGACGCcaaaacattaacatttatttttgcatCGTTTTAATTTGTATAGTAGTAATAAAGAACCATCACTTTAAGACCAAAATGAGAGGCAAGATGTGCTATGAAGTTGTTCGCTGCAAATGCTTATGAGAGCGGAAGAAAAATCGAGGATTTACGatgatatgattttttataaatgattttaaatgatGCCTTAGTTATTTAAACGATAAAGTAtgcctttttaatatttttgctttttatgatTTGCGTTCTTTTTTGCCTTGTTCTCATTTTAAGCATAAAATGATAGACATATGCTATAAAATCGgtttactatttattacatttttatctgatcctttttttaaatttacgtaaATTACGTAACGCAGTTTCAAAAAAATCCTATGAAAATGCCATTCaatatgaaacttttttttaccataaaattatatctttactGATTACATTATGGTTATAATTTCtcgctatataaatataattgttccaCTTATTAAAGTGGATGAATGTTCGGAATATTGCTGTGTCAGATTTTCAAGAGTATATACTGAATGAAAAAATGACAGAGAACATCGAACATCGAAAAAAAGTTCTACTGCATGTAGAACTTTTTTTCAGATTACACTTCAAACGTATTCGTAGATAATGGCAATTTCATGTggacttgtattttttttaattaaaagtaatacaaatttTCAATCTACAACATACAATCAAcctaaattttaaagaaaacatatatcatttatttttataagtttttcgccattcttttaaattatgaattctaCTGTTTTTTCGAAAGATAACATAAGTAGCaggttttttatacatacataatattataatagatcaGACTTTAACAGTGCTATTTATATCACTGCTAGCTACGTCATTCGAATACATACAATTAACAAGTAGTGTTATATTCAAGCTTGTGCTCGCAGTACAGTCATCTAAATTTGGACTCTCTTGTATCGCATCGCAATTGTAAAAACCACTGTCTTCTGGCTCCAGAGATGTGATTGTCAAGAGACCTTCGAACCCTTGGCTATTGTACTTTGTCATGACTTGGTATTTTGAAGGATTGACGTCCTCTAAAACAGGGTGATGCAACAGATCGTTATTAGTATTTTGTAGAAGTAATTactcaaagtaaaaaaaagaaagtaacagcctgttaatgccccactgctggtttgagcttattccgccacgctgcaatatgcgggttggtggatacacatgtgacagaatttcagtgaaattagacacatgcagatttcatcatgatgttttcctttacagcTGAGCaagtgattaattataaataaatgaaaattcagtggtgcttgcctgagtttgaacccacgatcatcggttaagattcacgcgttctaacaactaAGCCATCTTGGCTCAGTAATTACGAAACTGTAATTATTGTGAAGGAAGAAATAACACACGTACATAATCCGTAACAATGTCAAATTCTtgaaataatgaggaaaaaacccTGGTATCGGAGATCCGTCCAATTTGTGCTTACCTGTGATAATTTCCCCATTCCTATGCCAAAGTAGTCTTGGTTCAGGTTCACCTTTCGCTTGACAAGATAGCGTTATAGATCGGCCGCGGTCTACTGTTACTTCTGTTGGTGTATCCACGAATTCGGATGGTTCTGTATATtacataaactttaaaatatattttaaaagcttttttgCCTTAGTAGCTTAGTAGCTAAAAATCAATAAGGCAaaagtaaaaagaaattaatatattaactgtTGCTTCTTAATACATATTCTGCAATGTCATACTCGTATAATCGTGtacgaaataatattaataattctaaaatatgaTACACATAACGTTGGTACAAGGAACTATCACAAACAATTACTCCTTTTATTCGACTGCATAAAATCAATAACTCTTTTATGGGGCAATGTATACTGTTTTACAGGCTCCCAGAATGTGTTCAAAATGCCTTTCGTGCTAAATTTATCGTGATATGCTATATcggataaataaatttgatttgatttgagatTCTATGActagatgtatatatttacatgatTAACACTCATTGATAACAATCGTTTATTTCAGGCAATTGAAGCTATTGCTTTTCAATGTTAAAAGGGCAATAGCAGCGAATTGCAACCATTTTTAGGTTAATTAACACGCTGAATTATATTTGCCAACGTTGAGTATAAAATCGAATACTCCGACATAGttgataaagttaatttttactaACCTATAATGCAAAGTGAAATATTATGTTTCACAGCACCCGACCGACACTCCCAAACTCCCGTATCTTCCACATTAGCATTACTGATGACAAGAACCATAGCTGGTATACGAGTTCGGAACGCGGGTACAAAATGTTCCTGAGTAAACACCCGATTCGTTACTACTCGTTGTACAACGTTTCCTGAAGGATTTATCCATTCTacctgaaaatataaattaaattatgcaaaAAAGAACTTGTTTACCTTACGcatatgattaaaaaatttgGAGTAAATAGATGATAAACAAAATCTAACTAAAGATCAATAACAGGCAGGCTACGACCTCTTCATATAAGCAGTTTATTTGAGAACTTTGCTCCAATGCAGTTCATTATCATGAAGACTTTTACACAATATTCACCACCGAGAACTagtcaaattataaacacaaatgaaagcacatgaaaagtccgtgatgcttgcccggataTTCGGATAAGAGCTACGTGTTCCATCCGCTTCTTGTCATTCATTCGATGCAAGATTTGAaccaaaaatacttataataaaaagtatgagGTTAGTATTCGTTAATCTTCACCaaggatataataatttaattgtaatatttttattattatatattttattcaaaattttataaatattttaataatagtttataaatcGCTGGTTTTGAAGataatacaacattaaaaatgGTTCTGTATTTCATaatgtaacattatttaaatatcccACTCAATATTTGAATTCGGTTTGCAGAAAGAAATGTGGTAATGAATAAATGATT from the Nymphalis io chromosome 10, ilAglIoxx1.1, whole genome shotgun sequence genome contains:
- the LOC126771294 gene encoding neural cell adhesion molecule 1-like: MKWIFYVIVFIYMFYRAVYGSKSIQKETRGLSIEPIDYGPDKNYYNAGIRKSIVCKGTNKNQKVEWINPSGNVVQRVVTNRVFTQEHFVPAFRTRIPAMVLVISNANVEDTGVWECRSGAVKHNISLCIIEPSEFVDTPTEVTVDRGRSITLSCQAKGEPEPRLLWHRNGEIITEDVNPSKYQVMTKYNSQGFEGLLTITSLEPEDSGFYNCDAIQESPNLDDCTASTSLNITLLVNYAPVFEDGNDTALVPGKENESVDLVCASNAHPKPIYRWFKEDGDILTEFSKDDIKLIDDGEKAVITLVANDSTFGQRYRCRSSNRYGEVDKVFAVLKLEKPRKPTEISLENATHDALHFQVKWHGETLFPVDEVLIQYMEFKNFLKKRVGTPRDVDWKKAEEALLKIDGYDIVDGESSGLTLTLPELNEKTEYWVRFRASNEAGDSPWSEPILASTVEQPEIELVEEENVEPEPVTATQISDGTFYGIFFAGGILVLAIGCMFVMRMV